One window from the genome of Andrena cerasifolii isolate SP2316 chromosome 3, iyAndCera1_principal, whole genome shotgun sequence encodes:
- the LOC143367202 gene encoding facilitated trehalose transporter Tret1-like, producing the protein MRLHGVELYAARLLAGLALGIFICVLPMYIGEISSPATRGAASSLVGIIYNTGILVTFIVAPHLSLSLMAGIFLAVNIAFAIACCFMPESPYFLIMRNRVDEAEDVLEKLRGKADVSEELQTMVDSLSKTGKYVVKSGTLKDMFASRGNLRALIIILLFTVTHHFGGFLTILIYDQLTFKSTSNLISDYSMNIVIGVTQVVSSFLTTFLVDKLGRKPFILASGITAAICDLMIGVFFHAEEYLNLNVQMYTWALLLSSIILIFTFNCGLVSLQIILMSEIFATEVKAMGTCLVGVIGGVLGTIATKLYIWVAINLNYGHSLPFIAYSVVAAACTLILFRITSETKGKTFVEIQRDLNT; encoded by the exons ATGAGGCTACATGGCGTG gaattgtacgcggcaagacttctggcagggctagcattaggaatatttatttgtgttctcccaatgtacataggcgagatatcgtcaccagcgacacgtggtgctgcatcatctttggtaggcattatatacaataccggcattcttgtgacgttcatagttgccccgcatctctcgttatctctgatGGCTGGAATTTTTTTGGCCGTCAACATTGCTTTCGCAATCGCCTGTTGCTTTATGCCCGAGTCACCGTACTtcctgataatgagaaatagagtggacgaagcggaagacgtgttggaaaaactaagagggaaagccgacgtttctgaagaattgcaaacgatggttgactccctatcgaaaacAGGGAAATACGTGGTAAAGAGTGGAACTCTGAAGGACatgtttgcatcgcgtggaaatttacgtgccctcattattatactgctgttTACTGTGACGCACCATTTCGGTGGTTTCTTGACAATTCTCATATACGATCAGCTCACCTTCAAATCAACCAGCAACTTGATATCtgactattcgatgaatattgttatcggtgtaacgcaagtggtctcctcctttctaactacatttttggtcgacaaacttggccgtaagccatttattctcgcgtcgggtattacagcagctatttgtgatctcatgattggtgttttctttcacgcggaggaatacttgaatttgaacgtacagatgtacacttgggcactacttctatcttccataatattgattttcactttcaattgcggattggtctctttacagatcatcctaatgtcagaaatctttgctaccgaggtcaaagcgatgggcacgtgtctcgtaggtgtaattggtggggtgttaggtactatagcgaccaaactttacatatgggtagctataaatttgaactatggtcactcactaccatttatagcgtactctgtagtcgctgcagcttgcacactaattctgtttcgcattacgtcagagacgaaaggtaaaacgttcgtagaaattcaaagagacttaaatacatga
- the LOC143367201 gene encoding facilitated trehalose transporter Tret1-like has protein sequence MNNCCALIKGYYELYAARLLAGLALGIFICVLPMYIGEISSPATRGAASSLVGIIYNTGILVTFIVAPHLSLSLMAGIFLAVNIAFAIACCFMPESPYFLIMRNRVDEAEDVLEKLRGKADVSEELQTMVDSLSKTGKYVVKSGTLKDMFASRGNLRALIIILLFTVTHHFGGFLTILIYDQLTFKSTSNLISDYSMNIVIGVTQVVSSFLTTFLVDKLGRKPFILASGITAAICDLMIGVFFHAEEYLNLNVQMYTWALLLSSIILIFTFNCGLVSLQIILMSEIFATEVKAMGTCLVGVIGGVLGTIATKLYIWVAINLNYGHSLPFIAYSVVAAACTLILFRITSETKGKTFVEIQRDLNT, from the exons ATGAACAATTGCTGTGCCCTGATCAAAGGGTACTAT gaattgtacgcggcaagacttctggcagggctagcattaggaatatttatttgtgttctcccaatgtacataggcgagatatcgtcaccagcgacacgtggtgctgcatcatctttggtaggcattatatacaataccggcattcttgtgacgttcatagttgccccgcatctctcgttatctctgatGGCTGGAATTTTTTTGGCCGTCAACATTGCTTTCGCAATCGCCTGTTGCTTTATGCCCGAGTCACCGTACTtcctgataatgagaaatagagtggacgaagcggaagacgtgttggaaaaactaagagggaaagccgacgtttctgaagaattgcaaacgatggttgactccctatcgaaaacAGGGAAATACGTGGTAAAGAGTGGAACTCTGAAGGACatgtttgcatcgcgtggaaatttacgtgccctcattattatactgctgttTACTGTGACGCACCATTTCGGTGGTTTCTTGACAATTCTCATATACGATCAGCTCACCTTCAAATCAACCAGCAACTTGATATCtgactattcgatgaatattgttatcggtgtaacgcaagtggtctcctcctttctaactacatttttggtcgacaaacttggccgtaagccatttattctcgcgtcgggtattacagcagctatttgtgatctcatgattggtgttttctttcacgcggaggaatacttgaatttgaacgtacagatgtacacttgggcactacttctatcttccataatattgattttcactttcaattgcggattggtctctttacagatcatcctaatgtcagaaatctttgctaccgaggtcaaagcgatgggcacgtgtctcgtaggtgtaattggtggggtgttaggtactatagcgaccaaactttacatatgggtagctataaatttgaactatggtcactcactaccatttatagcgtactctgtagtcgctgcagcttgcacactaattctgtttcgcattacgtcagagacgaaaggtaaaacgttcgtagaaattcaaagagacttaaatacatga